The Planococcus versutus genome contains a region encoding:
- a CDS encoding HEPN domain-containing protein: MRMAVIGTLPNMKLADEFKRMKFSLMNLEKSGSQVSLLKKNRVKDQIGTIGYDSANNSPCFYLNMEVPDNQLDYSNELHTIRSIYQRILFSFWLVKDHSLHSDIILGVSESGLSINKSPVTFVNSKGYYTENYFSKEEIVEAESWFIKELAITEKKPDYNRPKITIGSMTTYTTNSLPYFKADKLDRANRFILLARSESFLPGKLTFYISALESLLSNSNVELRMQVADRVARILGSSYEERVRINRIISIAYTFRSNYIHGSVSSEKTLKRSLKFLDSVEELSTEVDEILRRIIKRFLTDLNHVIKMDDEHFSIWLNELLYR; encoded by the coding sequence ATGAGAATGGCGGTCATCGGTACATTACCGAACATGAAATTAGCAGATGAGTTTAAAAGAATGAAATTTTCACTGATGAATCTAGAAAAAAGCGGTTCTCAAGTCTCGCTATTGAAAAAAAATCGCGTAAAAGATCAGATCGGTACGATAGGGTACGATTCAGCAAATAACTCCCCCTGCTTTTATTTGAATATGGAGGTTCCGGATAATCAATTGGATTATTCCAACGAGCTGCATACTATTAGATCTATTTATCAAAGAATTTTATTTTCATTTTGGCTAGTTAAAGATCATTCTTTACATTCTGATATTATTTTAGGCGTTAGTGAAAGTGGGTTATCCATAAATAAATCCCCGGTTACCTTTGTGAATTCAAAGGGCTACTATACAGAAAATTATTTTTCTAAAGAAGAAATAGTTGAAGCGGAATCTTGGTTTATTAAAGAGTTAGCAATTACAGAGAAGAAACCAGACTACAATAGACCTAAGATTACCATAGGCTCTATGACAACCTATACCACAAATAGTCTACCATACTTTAAGGCGGACAAACTTGATAGAGCAAATCGTTTTATTTTATTAGCGCGAAGCGAATCATTTTTACCAGGCAAGTTAACATTCTACATTTCTGCATTAGAGTCGCTTTTATCTAATTCAAATGTTGAGTTAAGGATGCAAGTAGCTGATAGAGTCGCAAGAATACTAGGTAGTTCTTATGAGGAAAGGGTTCGAATCAACCGTATAATCAGCATAGCGTATACTTTCAGATCAAATTACATTCATGGTTCTGTTTCTAGTGAAAAAACCTTGAAAAGAAGTTTGAAGTTTTTGGACAGTGTTGAAGAACTTTCAACAGAGGTAGATGAAATACTCAGAAGAATTATAAAGAGATTCTTAACAGATCTAAATCATGTAATTAAGATGGACGATGAGCACTTTAGCATCTGGCTAAATGAGTTACTTTATCGATAG
- a CDS encoding polysaccharide deacetylase family protein: protein MNNLEVTNIDLVEGGNVFKQGHHLTLGYIPRDEKGGVVDLSNKILSVSIWGRIGVVFEGSATFSAEIIRFTLKELIPAGEYQVEFTATSSTDSSYRKKFPTNTTSGRITVKKSSDDLEATGVNVITVSQLKGEQLAIQRAYESKVDTKVLNAETKSTTALSKATTAEIVAKGVQSQFDSIIVEGDSSIEAAAARVSDDKTYVTLKARLDAEKQELSEQLAEESLKLEELPILLNKEKSQGIATHNISNGGGYERKPVIAITFDDAYMNDYTKMKPVMDEFGVKGTIFINSTYTGYTESKLGETEIIEMYKEGWEFGSHTDSHTILSYMSFSEPLAIGDTTLKLINTSGIPMVKTFAKGTKIRLMDSAGTINKTVVSTGYSLTGSVLTLQLSEPVNFNLPKPAQAWLHEEDVLLEIVKPKEFLQSLNIPCNGLAYPWGSTTDSAKKVIQSHFSYARSATNGVAGTNGGVFDGDEIPLNQFEMKCSELLVLTDQQMDDLLTKVATEKSLLIVLGHTNGWGGLELRLRSFLTKATASKIEMTTVTKALLYHGNATNLADFTVSKEGRSTSGGVNILPRNFATNTSNLDVFPLGISNMRVTSSDNGGFPTPSGTFITYKTKKKNIGFWTFQFFHDGNSNDVYYRNSTGATTFLPWEKQAKYRKYPQVDLGTFNIPANTYIDKELTGVGVVNSSQISISGYGMPLGFNLFFMPYIADAKAYVRITNPNTSDLSTRHRFSVTVFD from the coding sequence ATGAATAATCTCGAAGTGACCAATATAGATTTGGTCGAAGGTGGTAATGTATTCAAGCAAGGGCACCATTTAACGCTTGGGTATATTCCTCGTGATGAAAAAGGTGGTGTTGTGGATCTGTCGAATAAAATATTATCCGTTTCTATTTGGGGACGTATCGGAGTAGTATTTGAAGGTTCAGCAACGTTTAGTGCAGAAATAATCCGATTCACGTTGAAAGAGTTAATTCCAGCCGGTGAATACCAAGTGGAGTTTACAGCTACGTCTTCCACAGATTCGAGTTATCGTAAGAAGTTTCCGACCAACACGACGTCTGGGCGCATTACAGTTAAGAAAAGTTCTGATGATTTAGAAGCTACGGGCGTTAATGTGATTACGGTTTCGCAATTAAAAGGTGAACAACTAGCAATACAACGTGCCTACGAATCTAAAGTTGATACAAAAGTATTGAATGCGGAAACCAAGTCAACTACAGCATTATCAAAAGCTACCACAGCTGAGATAGTAGCGAAAGGCGTTCAATCGCAATTCGACAGCATTATAGTGGAAGGCGATTCATCTATAGAAGCAGCTGCAGCTAGAGTATCAGACGACAAAACGTATGTAACTTTAAAAGCACGATTAGATGCTGAAAAGCAAGAGCTTAGTGAACAGCTTGCAGAAGAATCGTTAAAACTCGAAGAACTGCCCATTTTATTAAATAAAGAAAAATCGCAAGGGATTGCCACTCACAACATTAGCAACGGTGGCGGTTATGAACGTAAACCTGTCATAGCCATTACATTCGATGATGCGTACATGAATGACTACACGAAGATGAAACCCGTTATGGATGAATTTGGCGTAAAAGGAACAATCTTTATCAATAGCACTTACACAGGGTATACCGAAAGTAAGTTAGGTGAAACTGAAATTATCGAAATGTATAAAGAAGGTTGGGAATTTGGTTCACATACCGACAGTCACACCATTTTAAGTTATATGTCTTTTTCTGAACCGTTAGCAATTGGAGATACTACGTTAAAACTAATCAACACAAGCGGTATTCCAATGGTGAAAACCTTTGCAAAGGGTACGAAGATAAGGTTGATGGATTCAGCAGGGACGATCAACAAAACGGTTGTTTCCACGGGGTATTCATTGACAGGTAGTGTGCTAACACTACAATTATCAGAACCTGTAAACTTTAATTTACCGAAACCCGCACAAGCTTGGTTGCACGAAGAAGATGTTCTTCTTGAAATTGTGAAACCAAAAGAGTTTTTACAATCGCTTAATATTCCTTGTAACGGGTTAGCATATCCGTGGGGCAGTACAACAGATTCTGCTAAAAAAGTGATTCAAAGTCATTTCAGTTATGCGAGAAGTGCGACAAACGGGGTTGCAGGCACAAACGGTGGTGTATTTGATGGTGATGAAATTCCGTTAAATCAATTTGAAATGAAATGTTCAGAATTGCTCGTGTTAACAGATCAACAAATGGACGACTTACTCACAAAAGTAGCCACTGAAAAAAGCCTGTTGATTGTGTTAGGACATACAAACGGATGGGGAGGATTAGAACTACGGTTACGCTCTTTCTTAACTAAAGCCACAGCTTCAAAAATTGAAATGACGACTGTGACAAAAGCATTACTGTACCACGGCAACGCGACCAATTTAGCAGATTTTACGGTATCGAAAGAAGGGAGAAGTACAAGCGGGGGTGTGAATATTTTACCGAGGAACTTTGCAACCAATACGTCTAATTTAGACGTGTTCCCACTTGGCATATCAAACATGCGTGTAACATCATCGGACAATGGCGGTTTTCCTACCCCATCGGGTACGTTTATCACGTACAAGACAAAGAAAAAAAACATCGGTTTTTGGACATTCCAATTTTTCCACGATGGAAATAGTAACGATGTATACTACCGAAACTCGACAGGGGCAACTACTTTCTTGCCATGGGAAAAACAAGCAAAGTACCGAAAATATCCACAAGTTGATTTAGGAACTTTTAACATTCCAGCAAATACGTACATTGATAAAGAATTAACGGGGGTAGGTGTGGTCAACAGTAGTCAAATTTCTATATCGGGTTATGGGATGCCGTTAGGGTTTAACTTATTCTTCATGCCTTACATTGCGGACGCTAAAGCATACGTGAGAATTACAAACCCGAATACTAGCGATTTAAGTACCCGACACCGTTTTTCGGTTACTGTTTTCGATTAA
- a CDS encoding phage tail protein — protein MLAIRDLYGEEYILTGASEIKRTRRVNGERELSLTIEKTDQNAHFFDDIGKLWRVIDFDREEYPVLIYRDIAKGDGYVRQVSCLHSFFDDMRNHVVYESFSSSKTFIDMMNFIFDRSGYTFNIVSSFYAKTFENFGDDYGLELFKTALERYEAEFTVDGKVVTLQKEIGETTDFQYRHKFNLESIERNVDALDFSTYGKAYGKNGLFAEYTSPLAALHGSRPIKAIRDERFTVYQSLFEKVKKTVDDSLKISLIVKQNDLRASGYNKIHPNEGDMILLIDERLDLKVDTRIVEITEYFHPNGTVLDCDVTLSNFSNIFEQQRRIHNATKTLADAIEGKRPLPFEALAYAVQQATTALQSAQTELTFPESGGILAIDKVNPNIMVLFNSAGIGVSRDGGQTFPEALTGYGINATAITSGTVNTSLVRLEGADGKIFLTGDEFKSTSLTDTNKFVRITPGNIDVEGGGLNVKRPDGYTTIYNGMSVYDVNIQAITVPMFHSAGVAQVQKGYSVWMRSRSTVSLDYNQYRFKHDSRYLKVGFRLLAGGSNRAHLEIWRGGVKVASAFTNVTDEYDPSVLNGSVLTVDMGVPDGQRDTFQIRMRSSLDGADVFAIVSDYWQEG, from the coding sequence ATGTTAGCCATTCGAGACTTATACGGCGAAGAATATATCTTAACAGGCGCTTCCGAAATCAAAAGAACGCGGCGTGTAAATGGCGAAAGAGAATTATCACTAACGATTGAAAAAACAGATCAAAACGCACACTTCTTTGATGATATAGGAAAGCTGTGGCGTGTCATTGATTTTGATAGAGAAGAATACCCCGTCCTAATCTATCGGGATATCGCAAAAGGAGATGGCTATGTAAGGCAAGTCAGTTGCCTTCATAGCTTTTTTGATGACATGCGGAATCACGTGGTGTATGAATCGTTTTCGAGTTCTAAAACATTTATCGACATGATGAATTTTATTTTTGATCGTTCGGGTTATACGTTTAACATTGTCAGCTCATTCTATGCAAAAACCTTTGAAAACTTTGGAGACGATTACGGTCTAGAATTATTTAAGACGGCATTAGAAAGATACGAAGCTGAATTTACAGTGGATGGCAAAGTAGTGACATTACAGAAGGAAATTGGCGAAACAACCGACTTTCAATATCGACACAAGTTTAATTTAGAATCGATTGAGCGCAATGTGGATGCACTTGATTTCAGCACATATGGTAAAGCATACGGCAAGAATGGGCTGTTTGCAGAATATACTTCACCACTGGCAGCACTCCATGGCAGCCGACCAATAAAAGCGATACGTGATGAACGATTTACTGTATATCAGAGCCTGTTCGAAAAAGTGAAAAAAACTGTGGATGATAGTTTAAAAATTTCGCTTATAGTGAAGCAAAACGATCTACGCGCTTCTGGTTATAACAAGATTCATCCAAACGAAGGCGACATGATTTTACTGATTGACGAGCGATTAGATTTGAAGGTAGATACACGAATCGTTGAAATCACTGAATACTTTCACCCGAACGGAACAGTTCTTGATTGTGATGTCACGCTTTCTAACTTCTCAAACATCTTCGAACAACAGAGGCGTATTCACAACGCTACTAAGACGTTGGCAGATGCAATAGAGGGTAAACGTCCATTGCCGTTTGAAGCGTTGGCTTATGCGGTACAGCAAGCGACTACAGCATTACAAAGTGCGCAAACTGAATTAACATTCCCTGAAAGTGGGGGAATCTTAGCAATAGATAAAGTAAATCCGAATATCATGGTGCTGTTTAATTCAGCGGGTATCGGTGTATCTCGTGATGGTGGTCAAACGTTTCCCGAAGCATTAACGGGTTATGGAATAAACGCTACAGCTATAACGAGTGGAACGGTAAACACTTCGTTAGTGCGCCTTGAAGGTGCAGACGGCAAAATTTTCTTAACTGGCGATGAATTTAAATCAACGTCGTTAACAGATACAAATAAATTTGTACGTATTACACCAGGCAATATTGATGTGGAGGGTGGCGGCTTAAACGTTAAACGTCCAGATGGGTACACGACCATCTATAACGGTATGAGCGTTTATGACGTCAACATTCAAGCGATCACTGTTCCGATGTTTCATAGTGCTGGTGTGGCTCAAGTTCAGAAAGGTTATTCTGTATGGATGCGCTCACGAAGTACTGTGTCTCTTGATTACAACCAGTACCGATTTAAGCATGACAGTCGTTATTTGAAAGTCGGTTTCCGTTTATTGGCGGGCGGTTCAAATAGGGCACATTTAGAAATTTGGCGTGGCGGAGTGAAGGTTGCCTCTGCGTTTACCAATGTTACGGACGAGTATGATCCAAGTGTACTTAATGGTTCCGTGCTAACCGTAGATATGGGTGTTCCTGACGGGCAACGCGATACGTTCCAAATTAGAATGAGAAGTTCTCTTGATGGTGCAGATGTGTTTGCCATTGTCTCGGATTACTGGCAGGAGGGTTGA
- a CDS encoding phage tail domain-containing protein, protein MDVLIEKLDGQTKRFSDLGLIPRDFRVSSIGLREYGSQVTGRSGRIDKGADYDVKNIAVPFMFESEDLASYGEKRDEIFAWLGGKEAFYIYEGRSEVEAQFELPGESNDTWDYQSDIDFSKRYLVRRTNEMSPNQQGLWGLDEITFSTIKLPFGESAMIHKKKSDVPIDFIVTNNGTETIDPVEGMHLYIYYIGPSTNLKIKNLTNGTIWSFTGSSASGNVIEIDGVQSKLKGLSIVRNTNLGLITLSPGQNRIKVEGATFGQIAFEFREYFR, encoded by the coding sequence GTGGATGTATTAATTGAAAAACTAGATGGTCAGACAAAACGGTTTTCTGATTTAGGGCTAATCCCTCGAGACTTCCGCGTATCATCAATTGGGTTGCGTGAATATGGCTCACAGGTAACGGGTAGATCTGGAAGAATTGATAAAGGCGCGGATTACGATGTAAAAAACATCGCCGTGCCTTTTATGTTTGAATCAGAAGATTTGGCAAGCTATGGAGAAAAACGTGATGAAATATTCGCGTGGCTTGGTGGTAAAGAAGCGTTCTATATTTACGAGGGACGTAGCGAAGTGGAAGCGCAATTCGAGTTACCAGGTGAAAGCAATGACACTTGGGACTATCAATCGGACATTGATTTTAGCAAACGATATCTTGTTAGACGCACCAATGAAATGTCACCGAATCAGCAAGGGTTGTGGGGATTAGATGAAATTACTTTTTCTACAATCAAATTGCCTTTCGGTGAATCAGCAATGATTCATAAAAAGAAATCCGATGTACCCATTGATTTTATTGTTACGAATAACGGTACAGAAACTATAGATCCTGTCGAAGGTATGCACCTCTATATTTATTACATCGGTCCAAGCACCAACTTAAAAATTAAGAATCTTACGAACGGCACTATATGGAGCTTTACTGGATCATCTGCATCAGGAAACGTTATTGAAATTGATGGTGTACAGTCGAAATTAAAAGGGTTATCGATTGTCCGAAATACCAACCTTGGGTTGATCACATTGTCACCAGGACAAAACCGAATCAAGGTAGAAGGCGCAACCTTCGGACAAATTGCCTTTGAGTTCCGTGAATACTTTAGATAA
- a CDS encoding phage tail protein, with protein MAITPKFNATIDADISKFMKKAATVNKTIQKMASEVIVDIGANITDFMANATTVERQIENLDRGTEVTIRGDVSNLQQAIAEANAGLAGLDDDSTININGNSSNFDNAVRGVNRQTNTLSRRITEAQIGADIGQFENRMVEVVRALADADDTVTPRIEADINSFMRDISDVQDRMRQVARSTASPEVEADIAGFMAQMASVESQLDLVTRTHDVNIRADTGSASARISALWLQVRALTARDFVVGIRARWANYQAVMGAMAAFSRNFGEIIGMTARGIGIFISPAIVPIVASLVGLLGQLGPMLGVIMGSTFALATSFGAAGIGAAGFAAVAIPSIGKVVKTSKELKDIEEKIAAATTWKERNKLMKEQSSILDGMSKAQITAGDALNKFKDNYSNLVKDMEKPVLESFASGLTGVTGILDLARPMIENVTDSVKNLMDSLNASLEATDVKDFFKFLGDFAGPALETIGKAVGNFTMGLFNMMNAFGPLATETQNSFLKMSESFRSWADGLSESEKFQSFVDYVSTNMPKVRSIFSDAIQGIINLFAGFSVSSSDMMSGLQDMMERFKEWSSTLAQNQGFQNFIDYIKTNGPVVVSVIGKIVEFIVRLGMAAAPIGSWMLSVASAVLGFTNSLIAAHPWIGKIVVVMTVMAGALLAAMPILVGLNALTDGFIATLIKMGAQALLQGARVAAGWLIAMGPIGWVTIAIAALAILIYKYWDEISAWTAKAWTAVSTAVTGAIDKIMAWVSEKFPALYTVIQAYMTMASEFLSTIWELIKGTFTNALAWLKALVTGDFQGMKDAASAQMELMSASISRIWSAIQAYIAKALPVIVNAVKTKFTEMAVATAVKMNEIKQKISAKWEEAKAATISKIASIVVSVATKFTEIVSKVRTKMTEAKTALANKWEEAKSATASKLANLVSSVYKFFSQVVTKVREKMTEAVTTLGAKVAEMPGKVLSYVSAMVSAGGNLIQGLIDGAVGMASSAIGAVKRIAGDMVDAALSFFKIKSPSRVFMEMGAYVSEGLAVGVKNKAKMAVSSVKRMASDMTSSFNPQLEMANMSASAQLNTSVSRADMGVVRHAFAAEVDSVEQNEPAIYVTNELVGDKILTTVNRGQARQSRLSDGFYGK; from the coding sequence ATGGCAATAACACCGAAGTTTAACGCAACTATTGATGCGGATATTAGCAAGTTTATGAAAAAAGCTGCAACTGTTAACAAGACCATACAAAAGATGGCTTCTGAAGTGATTGTCGACATTGGTGCAAACATTACGGACTTTATGGCGAATGCGACGACTGTTGAAAGGCAAATCGAGAATTTAGATCGCGGAACGGAAGTAACCATCAGAGGCGATGTCTCGAACCTGCAACAAGCGATTGCAGAAGCAAACGCAGGTCTAGCAGGTCTTGATGATGACTCAACGATTAACATCAATGGCAATAGCTCGAATTTCGACAATGCTGTTCGAGGTGTCAATCGGCAAACAAATACGCTAAGTAGACGCATCACAGAAGCACAGATTGGCGCTGATATCGGTCAATTTGAAAATCGTATGGTTGAAGTGGTTAGAGCGCTTGCAGATGCTGATGATACTGTAACGCCTCGTATAGAAGCAGACATTAACAGTTTTATGCGAGATATTTCGGATGTCCAGGATCGTATGCGACAAGTTGCACGATCAACTGCCAGTCCTGAAGTAGAAGCAGATATTGCTGGGTTCATGGCTCAAATGGCTTCAGTAGAATCACAATTAGACCTTGTAACGCGTACACACGATGTTAACATTCGAGCCGATACAGGAAGTGCTAGTGCGAGGATTTCAGCGCTATGGTTACAAGTCAGAGCGTTAACGGCAAGAGACTTTGTAGTTGGCATTCGAGCTAGATGGGCGAACTACCAAGCAGTGATGGGAGCGATGGCGGCTTTCTCTCGGAATTTCGGTGAAATTATTGGCATGACTGCCCGTGGTATCGGAATCTTTATTTCACCAGCAATTGTACCAATTGTAGCTTCGCTTGTCGGCTTGCTCGGTCAACTTGGACCAATGCTCGGAGTAATCATGGGATCTACATTTGCTTTAGCAACTTCATTTGGCGCAGCAGGAATAGGTGCAGCAGGATTCGCGGCAGTAGCCATTCCTTCTATCGGTAAAGTGGTGAAAACATCCAAAGAACTGAAGGATATCGAAGAGAAAATAGCAGCGGCAACGACATGGAAAGAGCGCAACAAGCTCATGAAAGAGCAAAGTAGCATTTTGGATGGCATGTCCAAGGCTCAAATTACCGCTGGTGATGCGTTAAACAAATTCAAAGACAATTATTCGAATCTTGTTAAAGACATGGAAAAACCAGTGCTTGAATCATTTGCTTCGGGATTGACAGGGGTAACCGGAATTCTAGATTTAGCGCGTCCAATGATAGAAAATGTCACGGATTCTGTAAAGAACTTAATGGACTCACTGAATGCGAGTTTAGAAGCTACAGACGTGAAAGACTTCTTTAAATTCTTAGGTGACTTTGCGGGCCCGGCACTTGAAACAATCGGTAAAGCTGTTGGTAACTTCACAATGGGGCTATTTAATATGATGAATGCGTTCGGTCCTTTAGCAACCGAAACACAAAATAGCTTCTTGAAAATGTCCGAATCATTCAGATCATGGGCTGATGGCTTGAGTGAAAGTGAAAAATTCCAATCCTTTGTAGATTACGTAAGCACAAACATGCCAAAAGTACGTTCAATCTTTAGCGATGCAATTCAAGGAATCATTAATCTGTTTGCAGGCTTTAGCGTTTCATCATCAGATATGATGTCCGGATTACAAGACATGATGGAACGTTTCAAAGAATGGTCCTCAACTCTTGCACAGAATCAAGGATTTCAAAACTTCATTGATTACATCAAAACAAATGGACCAGTCGTGGTATCTGTCATTGGTAAAATTGTAGAGTTTATTGTCAGATTAGGTATGGCGGCGGCTCCAATCGGTTCTTGGATGTTATCGGTAGCTTCAGCAGTATTAGGTTTCACTAACAGTTTAATTGCAGCGCATCCATGGATAGGGAAAATCGTAGTCGTTATGACTGTCATGGCGGGTGCACTCTTAGCGGCCATGCCGATTCTTGTCGGACTGAACGCATTAACTGATGGCTTTATCGCAACATTAATAAAAATGGGAGCACAAGCGCTTTTACAAGGTGCAAGAGTTGCAGCTGGATGGCTTATTGCGATGGGTCCAATCGGTTGGGTAACTATCGCGATAGCAGCTTTAGCTATCCTTATTTATAAATACTGGGATGAAATTTCTGCATGGACAGCTAAAGCTTGGACGGCTGTATCTACGGCCGTAACAGGAGCAATTGATAAAATTATGGCATGGGTATCTGAAAAATTCCCTGCTTTGTATACAGTCATACAAGCATACATGACGATGGCAAGTGAATTCCTTTCTACAATTTGGGAATTAATAAAAGGCACTTTTACAAACGCACTAGCTTGGCTGAAAGCACTCGTTACGGGTGATTTTCAAGGGATGAAAGATGCGGCATCGGCTCAAATGGAGTTAATGAGTGCGTCAATTTCTAGAATTTGGTCTGCTATACAAGCGTATATTGCCAAAGCCTTGCCCGTTATCGTTAACGCTGTTAAGACAAAATTCACTGAAATGGCAGTCGCTACAGCAGTGAAGATGAATGAAATAAAACAAAAAATATCGGCAAAATGGGAAGAAGCAAAGGCGGCGACGATTTCAAAAATTGCTTCTATCGTTGTATCGGTAGCGACGAAGTTCACTGAAATTGTTTCGAAAGTACGAACAAAAATGACTGAAGCGAAAACAGCACTTGCGAATAAGTGGGAAGAAGCAAAATCAGCTACAGCTTCTAAGCTTGCTAATTTAGTTTCATCAGTATACAAATTCTTCTCGCAAGTCGTAACTAAAGTGCGTGAGAAAATGACTGAAGCAGTCACGACACTTGGCGCAAAAGTCGCGGAAATGCCAGGCAAAGTCTTGTCCTATGTCAGTGCAATGGTTTCTGCAGGCGGAAATTTGATCCAAGGTTTAATTGATGGTGCTGTCGGAATGGCAAGTAGCGCAATCGGAGCTGTTAAACGAATTGCTGGTGACATGGTTGATGCGGCATTAAGCTTCTTCAAAATCAAATCACCTTCTCGGGTATTCATGGAAATGGGTGCTTACGTAAGTGAAGGTTTAGCAGTAGGCGTTAAAAACAAGGCGAAGATGGCTGTCAGCAGTGTAAAACGGATGGCGAGCGATATGACAAGCTCATTTAATCCGCAACTAGAAATGGCGAACATGAGCGCTTCGGCCCAACTCAATACTTCTGTCAGTCGTGCAGACATGGGTGTAGTACGTCATGCATTTGCTGCTGAAGTTGATAGTGTTGAACAAAACGAACCGGCGATTTACGTAACGAATGAATTGGTTGGGGACAAGATTTTAACTACTGTGAATCGTGGGCAAGCTAGACAGTCGCGTCTTTCAGATGGGTTTTACGGGAAGTAG
- a CDS encoding tail assembly chaperone: MAILNVNGIEYQGKCNFAFDQAADEKYNEVDKKGNAIGGFMSIYMKLLGDDLKGLLAFWDSACSEYGKKAPSRKDIEQTLMAFIDDEENGEEEVERLFKDAFKAIHNSGFYRKQKNKIWKQFEKMKEAGETEEEQEQSKASYQELEETRDKLLA, translated from the coding sequence ATGGCAATTTTAAACGTGAACGGAATTGAGTATCAAGGGAAATGCAATTTCGCATTTGATCAAGCAGCAGACGAAAAGTATAACGAAGTCGACAAAAAAGGAAATGCAATAGGCGGATTCATGAGCATTTACATGAAATTGCTAGGAGATGACCTCAAAGGCTTACTCGCTTTCTGGGATTCGGCATGTTCGGAATATGGAAAGAAAGCACCTTCGAGAAAAGACATTGAACAAACATTGATGGCCTTTATTGACGATGAAGAAAACGGTGAAGAGGAAGTCGAACGCTTATTTAAAGATGCCTTCAAAGCGATTCATAATTCGGGGTTTTACAGAAAGCAGAAGAACAAGATCTGGAAACAGTTCGAGAAGATGAAAGAAGCGGGCGAAACGGAAGAGGAACAGGAACAGAGCAAGGCATCGTATCAGGAGCTGGAAGAAACGAGAGACAAACTACTGGCATAG
- a CDS encoding phage major tail protein, TP901-1 family codes for MNQGKDKILLIQAADAVLGTDAVVFGSLTEHGHSIENDIIDEKTKFGRIVGYGQNSESFEITAYGEKGDAGQKAVLDAIKNKKQIKIWEVEVTPDELGTHDAIFAYCIVESVERTSGESFEEISSTVQVIHESVEGKFPALPPEVIEFAKYGFETPGEATGEFPDQKTV; via the coding sequence ATGAACCAAGGGAAAGATAAAATCTTATTGATTCAAGCAGCAGATGCTGTATTAGGAACGGATGCTGTTGTGTTTGGTAGCTTAACCGAACACGGCCATTCGATTGAGAACGACATTATCGATGAGAAAACAAAGTTTGGTCGCATCGTGGGCTACGGTCAAAATAGCGAATCGTTTGAAATTACGGCATATGGCGAAAAAGGCGATGCCGGTCAAAAGGCAGTACTCGATGCCATTAAAAACAAGAAGCAAATTAAGATTTGGGAAGTTGAAGTAACCCCCGATGAGCTTGGTACACATGACGCAATCTTTGCTTACTGCATCGTAGAAAGCGTTGAACGTACTTCAGGTGAAAGCTTCGAGGAAATCTCGTCCACTGTGCAAGTTATTCATGAATCAGTCGAAGGTAAGTTCCCGGCACTTCCACCAGAAGTTATTGAATTTGCGAAATACGGATTTGAAACACCTGGTGAAGCAACAGGCGAGTTTCCAGATCAAAAAACAGTTTAA
- a CDS encoding DUF3168 domain-containing protein codes for MTQTALWELQKAVYKRLSSDSQLMQLSTGVYDAVEEDLTFPYVTMGAPSTLNISTRTTFVEEVSVTLSTWSVANGKKESYALLNLIHQAIGKGLSIEGPFRLLAVSRPDLQVIDDADPRIKHGLARFTFTIKNN; via the coding sequence ATGACGCAAACGGCTTTATGGGAGTTGCAGAAAGCAGTGTATAAGCGATTGTCTTCGGATAGTCAATTGATGCAGCTATCTACAGGTGTATATGACGCTGTAGAAGAGGATTTAACTTTTCCTTACGTGACTATGGGCGCGCCTTCAACGCTCAATATCAGCACGCGAACTACGTTTGTTGAAGAGGTGAGTGTAACACTTAGCACGTGGAGTGTAGCGAATGGCAAAAAGGAAAGTTATGCACTCTTAAATTTGATTCACCAAGCAATCGGCAAAGGGCTCTCAATTGAGGGTCCTTTTCGTTTGCTCGCGGTGAGTCGTCCGGACTTACAAGTCATCGACGATGCAGATCCACGCATTAAGCACGGATTGGCACGATTTACATTTACGATTAAAAACAACTAA